TATCGAGACGTGTCAGTCAGTGACATTTCTGAAAGTTAACAAGAACATGTAACAAATTGTGTCTTGAAATACATCTTACCCAGTATCCAAATGGGATTTGGGATAGTTTGGCGTTGACAATGGACCAGAGTCCCCAAAAAAGATGACTTGCTAATGAGAATGTCTTGATTTCCCGCATCATACGTTCTTCTTCCACGCTTCCCTCTTTGTTTAGCGTCCTCAGGTAACTCCGGATAAAGTTTAACTGTCAAGAATGAGGTTGAATAAGTCTAATGCATGCTGAGAAGAGGAAAACCTAATTATTGTCTCTGATCGTTTGAATGACATCTACTATTATAGCATTTACTAACTGGAATTCCCAGATAATAGTGCAggatatttggaaaaaagtgcAATCGACTCAGTAATAACATAACTTACGTGATAAATGATCAaccaaaatttctttcatatgTTATCGATACCTCTTTAGGTATTGAAGTATTTATCGACACAGAAGTTTACAACTTTATGTATACAACAAGATTGCATGGTAAAAAGGGAAAATTGTTATAGTTTCACCTAGTCGAATCAACTGTATTCATGTCCGGAATTGtgatgagaatgaaaaaaaaaatcgagaaacaGAAAATCATAACAATTGGAGTGATTACAGGCACACAATTCCAAATACACTGAATAATTAAGAAACTTCAGAGTTTGTTTCTTTATATACGAAATTCAGCATAGCAAccaagttataatttttttctgcacattttcatttatatctaaattttttgtttatttgtaaattaaatGTGTActtgaaaatgataaatttattaattataatgataTTTATGAATGGGATTTTCGTTGTGCTTACAAATATGATATATTTTCGGTAATTCAATCACTTTTgcatgagaaataaaaaatgattccaaTTCTTTAATGCTATATGCATTGGTTTTGGTATGAATTTCAAGGGTTTTATGATTATTAGTGATTTTGCATTATGTGCAAGGATGATAATtgtcaatatatatttttgaggGAGAAgtccattgaaattttttaatcttggTTCACCTTCATACAACTACAATCTAATTGTAAACCAAGTATTTGTGATTACTGTAGTAAGAAGGGTGACCCTCGATGAAgtaaaagaataattataattctaaGGTCAAgaataagtatacatataaggtTATGAAACTACTTGGTCAACGTTATGAATCAGCAAATAGAGAAACATACTCTTCAAAAGTGTCTCGACTCCGAATATCACAGTTTTGTGATTGAACGTTACGTTACAGTTACAGGTgtttgctcatttttttttttaagggtgGTAATAGATTTTGGCTATTGAGAGTGCGTGTAGAGGTACTCTAGTGTCGTAGATGCGCAGATGCGGTTCTGGTTGTCGCCATGTTGATATAGGCGCAGGTTGCTCAGCTTCCACCAAAACGCACAGCGAGAGTAGAGTCCATCAGACTGGGGATTTGATTTGGCCCATCGATTTGATGATAGCAGGCATCAGCCTTCTCTCAAGGAATCGCGTTCCTGTGAAACTAACATATACACACGCCAAGGTGTCCTATCCTCTTCTCAGCGCCTCAACATAACATTAAATGGAGAAAGCAAAGAGCGTCACACGCAAAGTGAAATCTATCAGATTACTTTCAAActttatcaaaaaatcattccaaTAGATCAACGTGTTAACTAATACGccatattcaaaataaaaaaaattattaccacTTCAGGTAAAAAATTAGTCTATTCTCTTTCAACagtatacaatttttcaacaaattgtaAAACGGCTTGTTATACATTTTGAATGGATCTGTAATTGTGAAGTTTTAATATGAATCATAACGTTCTTTCTGAACAGTTGGTACTTATATAACTCACACTTACAAGTCCTTTTTtctagaggaaaaaaatgaatttcgtaAAACACTGTGTTGCGTGTGACAATGCTGCTCTAAACCCCTGACATATCGAGTATAATATTCCAACTATGCGTAATGCTTTTTATGCAAACTAACAACAATGAATGAGGAGTAAAAGTAGGTTTGGTTTGCCGTAAAAATATCTCTTACCGTTACTTGCAACAAGTTCATGATTTGAATTTCCCTCTCCCCCCACCAACCGCGCCCCATCTGAAACTTACCTTTTGCTCTCTGGTAGGGCCAGCCGCTCCTCGCTCATGGTAGAATGGATACTCGGGTGCCGTGTAGTCGTACTGCCACTCGACGAAATGGTTAGCAACATCGAATCCTCTGTAGTTGTACGAACAGTATTCAAAGTCGATGAGGACTAATTCTGGTTTCTTGGTGTTTTGCCTCAGAAGGATGTTACCTTCTTGCATATCATTATGACAGAATACAACAGGAAATTTGTTCTGCATTATGAAACACCTGTAAgatcatgaatattttttttcttaatctcATCgtggaaattgttttttctcattacttTTACTGCATTCAACAACCATTAATTAATGTTTCAATCAAGGTAACATGTACGAAAATTGTACTGTTAGCATCCTTTGAAGTAATCCACTATAATATGGAAACTACTAGATAAAATCTCAAAGCAGTGAAAAGGAATAACGCTCCAAATTATACCTAAGCCATTTAACTTCCTGAGACAAGTCCATGGATCTGAGTACATTGACGTTGTCCAATAGTTTTGGTTCCACTTCACCGGGGTTTTCAAGGACATCCGTAGCAGTGTCGAGCCATCTTGCCATGGTGTCCCATAGCCAGGTGGGTTCTTTGCTAATGGGAACTTGCATGGAATGTATGTTGGCCATTTTTTCAGCGATCATGACACTCAGAGACGGGTCAGCGAGTTCTTTGGTCAGCAAGGGTCTCGCCGGAATGTATTCTTCAATTCTACCCCCAGGAAATATGCCGTGTAGCTTTGGGCCCAGCCGTCTTTCTGACAGAAGAGTGAAAATCACAGACTCTGTAATCAGTCCTTCCAATGCTCGTTCTCCATGGACTTGTCCATACAGTCGCAAAAGCACCTGCCGTGGCTCTCCTCGTACCGGTGCGGCTCCTTCCGGAAGCTCCACATTGTACAGCCAGTTGCTCAAGCCACCGCTAAAGCATAAATGTAGTACGCA
The genomic region above belongs to Diprion similis isolate iyDipSimi1 chromosome 8, iyDipSimi1.1, whole genome shotgun sequence and contains:
- the LOC124409803 gene encoding choline/ethanolamine kinase isoform X2 yields the protein MSEQNPEMRETAARICRDYLHGAWKYVTADNIGFKRISGGLSNWLYNVELPEGAAPVRGEPRQVLLRLYGQVHGERALEGLITESVIFTLLSERRLGPKLHGIFPGGRIEEYIPARPLLTKELADPSLSVMIAEKMANIHSMQVPISKEPTWLWDTMARWLDTATDVLENPGEVEPKLLDNVNVLRSMDLSQEVKWLRCFIMQNKFPVVFCHNDMQEGNILLRQNTKKPELVLIDFEYCSYNYRGFDVANHFVEWQYDYTAPEYPFYHERGAAGPTREQKLNFIRSYLRTLNKEGSVEEERMMREIKTFSLASHLFWGLWSIVNAKLSQIPFGYWDYAVSRLKNYQELKEKAIALQMDAVDSGVKRKVTDMD
- the LOC124409803 gene encoding choline/ethanolamine kinase isoform X1, with translation MGVQNKMSEQNPEMRETAARICRDYLHGAWKYVTADNIGFKRISGGLSNWLYNVELPEGAAPVRGEPRQVLLRLYGQVHGERALEGLITESVIFTLLSERRLGPKLHGIFPGGRIEEYIPARPLLTKELADPSLSVMIAEKMANIHSMQVPISKEPTWLWDTMARWLDTATDVLENPGEVEPKLLDNVNVLRSMDLSQEVKWLRCFIMQNKFPVVFCHNDMQEGNILLRQNTKKPELVLIDFEYCSYNYRGFDVANHFVEWQYDYTAPEYPFYHERGAAGPTREQKLNFIRSYLRTLNKEGSVEEERMMREIKTFSLASHLFWGLWSIVNAKLSQIPFGYWDYAVSRLKNYQELKEKAIALQMDAVDSGVKRKVTDMD